Within the Corynebacterium afermentans subsp. lipophilum genome, the region GTGATTAACCCCCTGGGCCAGCCGATCGACGGCCTGGGCCCCATCGAGTCCAACGAAGAGCGCGCCCTGGAGCTCCAGGCCGCAGGCGTTCTCGACCGCCAGCCGGTCGAGGAGCCGCTGCAGACCGGCATGAAGGCGATCGACGCCATGACCCCGATCGGCCGCGGCCAGCGCCAGCTCATCATTGGCGACCGCAAGACCGGCAAGACCGCGGTCTGCATCGACACCATCCTCAACCAGAAGGAGTTCTGGGAGACCGGTGACCCGTCGAAGCAGGTGCGCTGCATTTACGTCGCCGTCGGCCAGAAGGGCTCCACCATTGCTGGTGTGCGCCAGACTTTGGAGGAGGCCGGTGCCCTGGAGTACACCACTATCGTGGCGGCTCCGGCATCCGACTCCGCTGGCTTCAAGTGGCTGGCCCCGTTCTCCGGGGCGGCCCTGGGCCAGCACTGGATGTACCAGGGCAAGCACGTCCTGGTGATCTACGATGACCTGACCAAGCAGGCTGAGGCCTACCGTGCGATCTCCCTGCTGCTGCGCCGCCCGCCGGGCCGCGAGGCATACCCGGGCGACGTGTTCTACCTGCACTCCCGTCTGCTGGAGCGTGCCGCCAAGCTCAACGACGAGCTCGGCGCAGGTTCCCTGACCGCGCTGCCGATCATCGAGACGAAGGCGAACGACGTGGGCGCCTTCATTCCGACCAACGTCATCTCGATTACCGACGGCCAGGTCTTCCTGCAGTCCGACCTCTTCAACCAGGGCGTGCGCCCGGCTATCGACGTGGGTATCTCCGTGTCCCGTGTCGGTGGCGCCGCGCAGACCAAGGGCATGAAGAAGGTCGCCGGTAACCTCCGTCTGGACCTCGCCGCATACCGCGACCTGGAGGCCTTCGCGGCCTTCGCGTCCGACCTCGACGCCGCTTCCAAGAAGCAGCTCGAGCGCGGCCAGCGTCTGGTGGAGCTGCTGAAGCAGTCCGAGCACGCACCGCAGCCCGTCGAGTACCAGATCATCTCGATCTGGTCCGCAAACGAGGGCGTTTTCGACGTCGTTCCCGTCGAGGACGTCCGCCGCTACGAGGCAGAGCTGCACGAGTCCATCCGCGCCAACGCTCCGCAGGTCTACGACCAGATTGCGGGCGGCAAGCAGCTTGACGACGACTCGAAGGCCGCGATCCTGCGCGTCAACGAGGACCTGGCACGCAACTTCCAGGCTTCCTCCGGCGAGCGCATTGTCCGCGAGGCCGAGGCAGAGCCGCTCGACTCCAAGCAGGTGGCCAAGAACCAGCTCAACGTCAGCCGCTCCTAGACCGCGTGCATCGCTACTAGGACAACTACTTAAAGGAAGGGAGGAAACACCATGGCAACGCTTCGCGAATTGCGCGACCGCATCAGGTCCGTCAACTCAACGAAGAAGATCACGAAGGCCCAGGAACTGATCGCCACCGCGCAGATCACCAAGGCCCAGCAGCGCGTCGAGGCGGCTAAGCCGTACGCCGACGAGCTGAAAGACGTCATGGAACGCCTCGCGTCCGCGAGCTCCCTGGCCCACCCCATGCTCCATGAGCGTGAGAACGGCCGGGTCGCGGCAATCCTCGTGGTCACCTCTGACCGCGGTATGGCCGGCGGTTACAACCACAATGTCCTGAAAAAGGCGGCGCAGCTGGAGCGCATGCTCACCGATGCCGGGTACGAGGTAGTCCGCTACGTCACCGGCAACAAGGGTGTCACGCACTTCAAGTTCCGCGACATGGACATTCAGGGTTCTTGGACCGGATTCTCGCAGCAGCCGTCGTGGGAAGACACTCACGGCGTGCGCCACCAGATCATCGACGGCTACATGGCAGGCTCCGAGTCCTCGGTGCCGCTGCGTGTCGACGGTGCGGAAGGTGGTTCCGTGCGCGGCTTCGACGTCGTGCACGTTGTCTACACCGAGTTCGTCTCCATGCTGTCGCAGGAGGCTCGAGTCGCCCAGCTCCTGCCGATTGAGCCGGTGCTGGAGGAGTTCAAGTACGAGCAGCAGGACATGCTGACTACTTCCGGCGATGTGCGCCCGGACATGAACTTCGAGCCCGACGCTGACACGCTGATGGAAGAGCTGCTTCCGGTGTACGTCTCTAGGTTGCTCTACTCGATCTTCCTGGAGTCCGCTGCAGCGGAGTCGGCATCGCGCCGTACGGCTATGAAGAACGCGACGGACAACGCTACGGAGCTGGCTAACGACCTGTCCCGTGAAGCTAACCAGGCCCGTCAGGCAAAGATCACCCAGGAAATCACCGAGATTATCGGCGGCGCTGGCGCGCTGTCCGGTAGTGGAGAAAGTGACTAAATCATGACTACTGCTCACTCTTTTGATGAGCGCAACGACGAGCTGGCGGGTGCGGCTTCTGAGACCGAAACCGCCCCGGCTCAGGTCGAAAACACTCAGAACCCGCGCGGTTCTGAGAACGGCCGTGTCGTTCGCGTCATTGGCGCAGTCGTCGACGTGGAGTTCCCGCGTGGCGAGCTGCCCGCTCTGTACAACGCGCTCGAGGTCGACATCGACCTCGGCGAAATGTCCCGCACGATCGTGCTCGAGGTTGCCCAGTTCTTGGGCGACAACCTCGTGCGCACCATCGCCATGGCGCCGACCGACGGACTTGTCCGCGGCGCCAAGGTGGCGGACTCCGGCAACCCGATCTCCGTGCCGGTGGGCGACCAGGTGAAGGGCCACGTGTTCAACGCGCTCGGCCAGTGCCTGGACGACCCGTCGGTGGGCGAGACCGGCGAGCGCTGGGGCATCCACCGCGAGCCGCCGGCATTCAAGGACCTCGAGGGTAAGACCGAGATCCTGGAGACCGGTATTAAGGTCATCGACCTGCTCACCCCGTACGTCAAGGGCGGCAAGATCGGCCTGTTCGGCGGCGCTGGCGTGGGCAAGACCGTGCTGATCCAGGAGATGATTACGCGTATTGCGCGCGAGTTCTCCGGCACCTCGGTCTTCGCCGGCGTGGGCGAGCGCACCCGTGAGGGCACCGACCTGTTCCTCGAGATGGAGGACATGGGCGTGCTGCAGGACACCGCGCTTGTCTTCGGCCAGATGGATGAGCCGCCAGGGGTCCGTATGCGCGTGGCCCTGTCCGGCCTGACCATGGCGGAGTACTTCCGCGATGTGCAGAACCAGGACGTGCTGCTGTTCATCGACAACATCTTCCGCTTCACCCAGGCGGGCTCCGAGGTGTCGACCCTGCTGGGCCGCATGCCTTCCGCCGTGGGTTACCAGCCGACCCTAGCCGACGAGATGGGTGTGCTCCAGGAGCGCATTACCTCGACCAAGGGCCGTTCGATTACGTCGCTGCAGGCCGTGTACGTGCCGGCGGACGACTACACCGACCCGGCTCCGGCCACCACCTTCGCCCACCTCGATGCGACCACCGAGCTTTCCCGTTCGATCGCGTCGAAGGGCATCTACCCGGCCGTGGATCCGCTGACCTCCACGTCCCGTATTCTCGAGCCGGGCATCGTCGGCGAGCGCCACTACGCGGTCGCTCAGCGGGTGATCGGTATTCTGCAGAAGAACAAGGAGCTGCAGGACATCATCGCCATTCTTGGTATGGACGAGCTGTCCGAGGAAGACAAGATCACCGTGCAGCGCGCACGTAAGCTCCAGCGCTTCCTGGGCCAGAACTTCTTCGTGGCGAAGAAGTTCACCGGCGACGAGGGCTCCTACGTCCCGCTCGAGGAGACGATCGACGCGTTCGACCGTATCTGCGAGGGCGAGTTCGACCACTACCCGGAGCAGGCCTTCAACGGTCTTGGCGGTCTGGACGACGTCGAGGCTGCGTACAAGAAGCTGCAGGCGTAGGAGGGTAGAACATGGCTGAACTTACCGTTCAACTGGTCGCGGTTGACCGCATGCTCTGGAAAGGCCAGGCAAGTATTGTCACCGCCCAGACCACGGAGGGTGAGATCGGCATCCTTCCTGGCCACGAGCCGCTCCTTGGCCAGCTCAAGGACAACGGTGTGGTGACCATCCGCCCGACCGACGGCGAGCGCATCGTCGCCGCCGTCCAGGGGGGCTTCCTGTCCGTTGTGGGCGAGAAGGTGACCATCCTGGCCGACTACGCCGTTTTCGCCTCCGAGGTCGACACCGCCGAGGCGGAGTCGCACCTCCACGACGAAGATCGCGTTGTCAAGGCTCGCTCCGAGGCGGAGCTCGCCGCGGTTCGCCGCTTGAACCAGTAACTGGTCTGGAAGGCATAAACGCCGACCGCCACGAA harbors:
- the atpA gene encoding F0F1 ATP synthase subunit alpha, whose product is MLEETTESRKNMAELTISSDEIRSAIANYTSSYSAEASREEVGVVTSAADGIAQVSGLPGCMTNELLEFPNGVIGVAQNLETDSIGVVVLGNFESLSEGDEVKRTGEVLSIPVGENFLGRVINPLGQPIDGLGPIESNEERALELQAAGVLDRQPVEEPLQTGMKAIDAMTPIGRGQRQLIIGDRKTGKTAVCIDTILNQKEFWETGDPSKQVRCIYVAVGQKGSTIAGVRQTLEEAGALEYTTIVAAPASDSAGFKWLAPFSGAALGQHWMYQGKHVLVIYDDLTKQAEAYRAISLLLRRPPGREAYPGDVFYLHSRLLERAAKLNDELGAGSLTALPIIETKANDVGAFIPTNVISITDGQVFLQSDLFNQGVRPAIDVGISVSRVGGAAQTKGMKKVAGNLRLDLAAYRDLEAFAAFASDLDAASKKQLERGQRLVELLKQSEHAPQPVEYQIISIWSANEGVFDVVPVEDVRRYEAELHESIRANAPQVYDQIAGGKQLDDDSKAAILRVNEDLARNFQASSGERIVREAEAEPLDSKQVAKNQLNVSRS
- a CDS encoding F0F1 ATP synthase subunit gamma gives rise to the protein MATLRELRDRIRSVNSTKKITKAQELIATAQITKAQQRVEAAKPYADELKDVMERLASASSLAHPMLHERENGRVAAILVVTSDRGMAGGYNHNVLKKAAQLERMLTDAGYEVVRYVTGNKGVTHFKFRDMDIQGSWTGFSQQPSWEDTHGVRHQIIDGYMAGSESSVPLRVDGAEGGSVRGFDVVHVVYTEFVSMLSQEARVAQLLPIEPVLEEFKYEQQDMLTTSGDVRPDMNFEPDADTLMEELLPVYVSRLLYSIFLESAAAESASRRTAMKNATDNATELANDLSREANQARQAKITQEITEIIGGAGALSGSGESD
- the atpD gene encoding F0F1 ATP synthase subunit beta: MTTAHSFDERNDELAGAASETETAPAQVENTQNPRGSENGRVVRVIGAVVDVEFPRGELPALYNALEVDIDLGEMSRTIVLEVAQFLGDNLVRTIAMAPTDGLVRGAKVADSGNPISVPVGDQVKGHVFNALGQCLDDPSVGETGERWGIHREPPAFKDLEGKTEILETGIKVIDLLTPYVKGGKIGLFGGAGVGKTVLIQEMITRIAREFSGTSVFAGVGERTREGTDLFLEMEDMGVLQDTALVFGQMDEPPGVRMRVALSGLTMAEYFRDVQNQDVLLFIDNIFRFTQAGSEVSTLLGRMPSAVGYQPTLADEMGVLQERITSTKGRSITSLQAVYVPADDYTDPAPATTFAHLDATTELSRSIASKGIYPAVDPLTSTSRILEPGIVGERHYAVAQRVIGILQKNKELQDIIAILGMDELSEEDKITVQRARKLQRFLGQNFFVAKKFTGDEGSYVPLEETIDAFDRICEGEFDHYPEQAFNGLGGLDDVEAAYKKLQA
- a CDS encoding F0F1 ATP synthase subunit epsilon; translation: MAELTVQLVAVDRMLWKGQASIVTAQTTEGEIGILPGHEPLLGQLKDNGVVTIRPTDGERIVAAVQGGFLSVVGEKVTILADYAVFASEVDTAEAESHLHDEDRVVKARSEAELAAVRRLNQ